DNA sequence from the Candidatus Saccharibacteria bacterium oral taxon 488 genome:
TTAGCAAAACAACGTTCTGGGCTCTCACACACCGGTTTCAATGCGTCCGACTGACTTAAAAAAACATCTTGCACACCAGCACCAACAGTAATAATTTTTGCCACTACACCACTGCCTTTCCGGCTGAGCCAAAGGCTTGAATTTTCGCCTCAACTACTTCCTGAACAGCAGCATATACCGGTGGCATCAGTTTGACGATGGCGTATTCGTTCGGATTTTCACGCAAGGTCTTTTCCAGCGTCGTGCGGAAAGCGTAACGCATATCGGAATTGATATTAATCTTAGAAACGCCAATTTTCGCCGCATCCTTAAAATAATGCAGCGGCGTGCCTGATCCGCCATGAAGCGAAATCTGACAGTACAGCGCCTCGCGGATGCGTCCTAATAATTCCAAATCCAACACTTTCGGCACCGGATACAGCCCATGCAAATTACCAACTGCCGCCGCAAAGGTGTCAATTCCCGTTGCCTCTACGAAATCACGCGCGCCTTCTGGCGTAGAGAAAGTTTTCTTAATTTCTTCATAGTCAATCGCCTCGGTGTGGACGTTTGACGAACCCCAAAAATAATGCGGCTCGGCTTCCACCAACGCACCGGTGAACTTGGCATACTCGACAACCTCACGGGTTTTGGCAATAATCTCCTCGTCCGAGGCATCATGATTTGCCTGAGAAATATCGATATGTACAAACTCATAACCCGCGTCAATCGCCCGTTTACAGCCCTCCACTGTCGGCCCGTGATCCAGGTTCAAATACATCTCGATGCCGTATTCGGCCTTGTAATTATCCACTAAATCGCGCACATTCTCCAGCCCCATAGCCTTCACCTCAGCGTCTGACACTTCGACCAGCACCGGTGATTGGAGCTTCTGCGCCGCTCGCGCCACCGCGATCAGCGTTTCTTGATTATCAATATTAAACGCACCGACCGCAAAGTGCTGCGCCCGTGTCCGCTGCATCAAATGGCGTGCATGCGTGGTATTGCGCCGAATGTCAGAAATTGTCAGTCCCATAACCTCGCTTTATCCTCCATATTACTTATGGTTATTATAGCAGCGGTGACGGAAAATGAAAAGAGGCGAAGGGGTTTTACGATTTATTTTTGTACGGCTTTCGTCAAAATGCTGGCCTTATCTTTTGGTTCATCATGGGGTCAATCCTGATAAGGGAACTTGGTATTTTTACTTATGCAGCAGCATGGGAGATGGCGACACTCGTGACAATTTCCTGTATAGCTGTGGACGCTCGAGAAATTCCCTGGCGTCTGCGCAAGCCTAAATAAATGACAGGTCATCTTTTACGTGCCGGACAACTGCTTCAACATCTAGTCCATGCTTTTGCCATAATTCAGCTACCGAGCCGCTTTCGCCGAACTGGTCGCGGACGCCGATGCGCTTTATTTTGACTGGCAATTTTTCACTAAGTACTTCCGCCACCGCACTGCCAAATCCGCCGGTGATTTGCCCTTCTTCTGCTGTCACCACACGGCCGCATTTTTGGGCGGCGGCAACGACCGCTGCTTCGTCCAGCGGCTTGATAGTGTTAAAATGCACGACTTCTGCCCGAACGCCGGCGTACGCCAATTGTTCTGCCGCCATGAGCAGCTGATACGTCATCGTGCCAGTACCGAGTAACGCCACATCGGTACCCTGCCGCAGTACAGACGCCTGGCCAATCGGCGCTTCGCCATCCAAAAACAGCGGCATGTCAGCTCGCGGCAATCGCACATAGTTTGGTCGCGGATCAGCCGCCATCGCTGCTGCCATCATTTCGGCCTCGTAGGCATCACCCGGGGCCAAGACTACCATGTTTGGTAAACTCCGCATCAGGGCGATGTCCTCCAGCATTTGGTGCGTCGCACCGTCCGCACCAACATTCAGCCCGGCATGTGAACCGACCAGCTTGACCGGCTGATCATTCAGACAAATCGTCGTCCGAATTTGCTCCCAATTACGCCCTGGACTGAACGCCGCATAACTGGCCGCAAACGGGATATTACCCATCGCTGCTAACCCTGACGCTACTGTTACCAAATTTTGCTCTGCCACACCAACCTCAATAAACCGCGGTGCACCGATTTGCTCAGCAAATTCGCCAAAGCCGACGCTATCTGCCAGGTCAGCGCTTAAGGCCACAATTTGGGGATTGTTCAATGCCGCGTGAACTAACCCATGGCCAAAACCGAGCCGCATCGACGCGGTATTCCCCATGCGCCAATCGTCCCGCAATGCGCTCATACGCCCATCCCTTCTTCCGGTTGTTTCTTAGCCAGTAAACCCAATTGTGCCAGCGCTGCGGCGGCCTGCTCAGCATTCGGCGCCTTGCCGTGCCACCGATAATCACCCTCCATAAAATCAACGCCGCGCCCGGGTATCGTATGCGCGATGATAATGCTCGGCTGCTCGCGCACTGCCTGTGCTGCTTCAATTGCCGCGATAATTCGCGCCATGTCATGCCCGTCAATTTCCTGCACCTGCCAGCCGAAACTGCGCCATTTCTCGCCCAAATCATCCAGCGGCATGACCTGCTCAGTACTGCCGCCAATTTGAATAGTATTACGGTCAATGATGGCGATTAGGCGACCTAATTTATACTTAGCTGCAAACATCGCTGCCTCCCAAATATTGCCTTCATTAAGTTCACCGTCACCTAAACTACAATATACAAGGCGATCTGAGCTCTGTAAGTGCTGCAGATAGTACGCCATGCCAGCAGCCTGGCTGAGACCGCAGCCTAACGGCCCACTGGTCGTCTCTAGCCCTGGTAATTTCACTCGCTCCGGATGCCCTTGTAGCCGCGAGCCCAACTGCCGCAAACTCATTAACTCTGATTCCGATAAAAATCCGCGCATCGCCATCGCTGCGTATAGCAGTGGCGCATAATGGCCGTTACTCATGACGAACAGATCGCGATCAGACCAATCCGGCTCTTCTGGCCGCAATCTAAGCATCTGAAAATACAACACCGCCATCACATCAGCAAACCCCAGCGGTCCCGCCACATGACCGCTGCCGGCGGCTGCTACTTGACGAATAACCAGCTGTCGTAGTTCTCGCGCCCTCTCTTCTAGCCGGCCAATCGTGAGTTCGCTCATAGCAAACTACCCGAGCACACCCGTCTTGCTAATTTCCTGCTGGAGTTTAGCAAACATTGCCGGCGGATCAGTCGCTTTTTGAATTGTCCCGCCAACATTCAGTATGTTCACACCGCCCTGAACAAGGCTATAAGCATTGTCGACCATCACACCACCATCCCAGCCAATTTCAACGTTCGGATTAATCATCTTGACGAGCCGAATTTTTTCCAGCTGTATCAGGCTGGCTGTTCCGCCAAATTTGCCTAGCTCACCGCTGAAAATCAAGACATGCTCTGCTTCCTTAATAAGTTCTTCAACAGTTTGCGGCACCGTTGGTCTCAATAGTGCCAATCCAGCCATGATACCTGAACGCTTAATTTCCTTGAGTGCCCCCAGCACGTCGCCTTTGGCCTCAGCATGAATGATAATCAAGTGCGGCCTCAGCGTGATCAACTTCGGCACATACTCATCCAGCTTGTTTACCATGGCATGAATATCAATCGTCCAACCTTCTGGCGCCCATAACTCTGGAATACCAATCGTAACGGTTGGCGCAAATTCACCATCAGTCAAATCAATATGTACCCGCTCGGCAAAGCCAGTGATTCTATCAACCTGCTCTTTGTATTGCTGGGCATTTTCTGCCAAAATTGCCGGGGCGATAACACTACTCATACGATTTCATCCAGTTGCGCATTGCGCCGATTATACCGCGGGGCATCCGCGTATGCAGTATTGAGCCACGTTTCAACAATGCCCTTCCAGGCAACTTCGTTATCCTCGAGAACCCTAGCCGGCAGACATAGTACATTCGAATTATTGTCACGCCGTGTCATCCTCGCTTCATGTGCATCCCAAATCACACTGGCGCGGATCCCCTTAAAACGATTCGCCGCCATGCACATGCCTTGACCGCCGCCGCAAATTAAAATTGCCCGTGGCTCATCCTCGCCATCACCAATCACTCGCAGCGCTGCCGCTGCTGCAAACTGCGGAAAGTCGTCATCAGGATTGAGCTCACGACCACCGACATCTTCGACCACGTAACCATTCTTTGCCAAATACGCAAATACTTTTTCTTTCAATGCAAACCCTCGATGATCTGAGCCAAGATAAATCTTCATGGGTTTAGTATAAGCGGTTTGGGCGATATTTGCAACTAATCAAGTCCTTGGAAGCTCAACTCATCACGTCGAGCCGCAGCTGGCCAACACCTTGCCCATCGCCTCTTTTTCTGCATTTGTTACCCACAGACGATATTTACGCTTGATCGCTACCTGTCGTTCAATGTACTGACAGCGAAACGGTTTGTTAGGAGGCAGCCAGGTTGCGGCGTCGCCATCGCCTTTGGCTTGGTTGGCCGGACCATCAGCAGCCAACAAATTCAGCGGATCGTTTGCCAATTTTTCTCGTTCCTCACGTGGTAGTTGCTGTGCACCTTTCTGCCACGCATCACTCAACGCCACCACGTGATCGATTTGTACTTTCGACGAGGTCTCTGGCCCGCGCTGAAACTTGATCGTTCGGCCGGTATACGGGTCACGTAGTGTCCCGGCCAGCACGCGACATTTATCGTCAATTTTTGTTTCCGTTAGATCCCGCGCCAAAATTACTTCACGCACCGAGCAGCCACTCATTTTACCCCAACCATCACTAAATTGTTTGCGGCTGTAGCCCGTTTTAGGTGCGCGACCTTTAACCTCTAGTTTAGCTAACTCCGCTTGAGCGTTTGAATCACCAAACAATTGCTGCTGCATAGACGGCGAAGTCGGCGCAACCCGCGGCTGCTGCAGCTGCACCGCCCACACTACTGCACCCACCACCGCCATGACAAGCAGTACCATGATTTGCCGACGCCTTATTTTCCCCGTTGCCATAATCTATATTATAATGAAAGTATGAAAACAGTTCCACGCCTACTCGACACCTTTATACCACATCATTACACATTAACTCTCGATCTGACGCACGCTGAAGAAAAAGTGTTTTCTGGCACGGTAATCATTTCTGGCGAGTCAACTAATGAATTAATTTCGCTACACACCAAAGACTTGACCATTCATTCAGCGTTAATTGACGATCAGCCAGCTGAGTTTTCCCATGATGAATTTGATGAGCTGCGCCTATCACGCCCAGATTTATCCAGCGGCCAGCGCACCGTTCGTGTTGAGTTTTCTGGCACTATCACCGACGCCATGCATGGACTGTATCCGTGCTACTTTACCCACGACGGCGTGAAAAAGCAATTGTTTGCCACCCAATTTGAATCGCACCATGCCCGCGAAGTCTTTCCGTGTGTTGATGAGCCAGCTGCCAAAGCCACCTATGACGTCACGCTTGTGACTGCTCCGGAACTAACCGTCCTAGGCAACATGCCCGTCGCCAAATCTTCTAAAGACGACGGCGTGCTAACAACCACCTTCGCCACCACACCACGGATGAGCAGCTACTTACTGGCTTTCGTTGTCGGCGAACTGCACAAGAAAACTGCCCGCACTAAATCTGGCGTCGAGGTAAATGTCTGGGCCACACCAGCTCAGAGCGAGGAGACCCTAGATTTTGCGCTAGATATCGCCACGCGCTCCATTGATTTTTACGATGAATATTTTGGCGTGCCATATCCGCTGCCAAAATCCGATCACGTAGCGCTGCCAGATTTCTCTTCGGGCGCCATGGAAAACTGGGGACTCATCACCTACCGCGAAAGTTGCCTGCTGGCTGATCCGAAATTAACGCCGGAATCGTCCAAACGCTTTATCGCCACCGTCATCTCTCACGAACTCAGCCACCAGTGGTTTGGTAATTTGGTGACCATGCAGTGGTGGAATGACCTGTGGCTGAACGAAAGTTTCGCTAACATGATGGAATACGTGGCGATCGACGCACTACACCCTGAGTGGCGGATGTGGGAGGAATTTGCGACAAGCGAGGTCACCGCGGCACTGCGGCGCGATAGCCTGGACGGTGTCCAGCCAGTGCAGGCCGACGTTAATCATCCGGATGAGATCAGCACGTTGTTTGACCCAGCAATTGTCTATGCAAAGGGCGGGCGTCTACTGGTGATGGTACGGCGGCTGATCGGCGAGGAGGCGTTTCGTGCAGGGCTGAAGTCATATTTTGAAAAATTTGCTTACCAAAACACTGTTGGTAATGATTTATGGCAGGAGCTAGAAACCGCCAGCGAACAGCCGATTGTTGACTTGATGAACACTTGGATTTCGCAGCCAGGTTTGCCGATTGTACAGGTCGAGCAAGATAGTTCTGATAGACAACCTACCGCCACCCTGCGCCAGGAACGCTTTTTCATCGGTGATCATCAGCCGTCCGACGTCCTGTGGCCGATTCCGCTGTTCGCCAATCAGCCGCTTGATGATATTCTGACCGAGCGCGAGAAAACATTTACGATAAATAGCGACGTTCGACTGAACTGCGGACTGAACGGACATTTCGTAACGCATTACGACTCAGTAATGCGAGACCGATTGATCGAAAAGGCGGCAGAATTACCGACATTAGATAAAATTTGCTTACTGCAAGACATGACGCTGCTAACACGGGCTGGACGAGAAAGTTCGGCGGCGCTGCTACCGCTGGCACGCGTTTTTCAGCACGAGACCAATGAGAAGGTTTTTAGTATGGCGGCCGGTGCGCTGGCGGAATTACGGAAATTTGTTGACGATAACGAAGCAGGACGTGCTCGGCTAAAGCAGATTTCTGCTGAATTTGCCCACGATACCTTCATGGAACTTGGCTGGGATGAACGGAGCGGCGAGTCTGATGATGATCGCAAGCGGCGCACGGCAGCGCTGGGTTTGATGTTATATGGTGAGGATTCAGTAGCGCTCACGGAGGCCAAACGACGTTTTGACGAAACCGACCCAGATGATTTACCAGCTGAGATTCGCCCGCTGATCATCAACGCCAATGTCAGACAGTTTGAGACGCCAGAAATGATTGACAAGCTTTTTACGATATATCAGAATACGCCGTCAGCCGACCTGCAGGTTGATATCGCACTAAGCTTGACCTCGACGAAGAATCCAGCAACTACCGAGCAAATTTTAACAGCGATCAAGGATACTACTATCATACGTCCACAAGATGCCAGCCGCTGGTTTATTTATCTGATCCGTACGCGGGAAAACCGGCAAATTGCTTGGAATTGGCTGAAAGAAAATTGGTCGTGGGTGAAAGATACCTTTGGCGGCGATAAAAGCTACGATACTTTTATCCGCTACGCCGCCAGCGCTCTGTTGACCCGTGATGAGCTAAACGATTTCACCGAATTTACCACGCCGCTGCGCGCCGAACCAGCCCTGACCCGCACCATTGATCTGGGCATCCGCGAAATCGCTGGCAGAGTAGCACTGATTGAGCGGGATCAGGCCGCGGTTATTGATGCTCTTGATAGGTAATGTTGAATTATACGCTTTTACAGTTGACTTATTTAATATCAAGTGGTATAATCACGGATAAACATTTAGTCACACTGAGTGGAGTTGGCACGTGTTTGAGGTAATAAATTAACTCAATTTAAGGAGATTCTATGGGAAATCACAACACTATTGGTAGCCAGGGAGACCGGAGAGATACACTACACCAAATAGCTGACACCGCGCGTAGGCTGGGGCAAAAGGCCGTGGCTTGGGCTTTAATGGCTGGCACAGCCGCATTTGGAGTCGTAGGCTGCTCAGGGAAGAGAACCACCGAACACAAGACTGTCTCCGTGGCTTGCGGCCACGATTCGTTAGCAGTACCGCAGATTGAGAGTGCTGAAACTTACGAATATAATATAACTAGAGAGCCAAGGCTCGGAGTAGTTACTGTTGGTTGCCCCGGCGGCGGCAATGTCATAGTTACTGGTATAAATGAACCAAGCAGTAATCCTACGCCAAGGGGTGAGCTATTTCCACATACTCTTGAGATAACCGCCCTTTGCTCACGAGGCGACACAGGCTTCAAAACACGCGTTATCGACACGCCAGCCGGTAACAATATATTTGAAGCCACCATAGAAGACTGTTCTATCGAAAGTGCAGTAATCAACCGAGACCCTAACTAACGACACATCGCCAAATTTATACCCTACACCACTAGGCATTCGGTGTTGTAATCCCTGTCAACAGCTATAGCTAACATCCGCATATCACGCCCCTCGTGTTGCGGATGTTTTATCATAAATAGCTCAGCTGCAAAGCGCATTTGTCGCTGTTTTTTGTTGGTAATCGCCGCCAAGCCATCACCATATCTGGAATTCTTGCGATATTTGACTTCGGAGAAATACAGCACATCATCTTTTATGCTGACGATGTCAATCTCGCAGTACCGTGTCCGCCAGTTGCGGGCAATGATCTCATGTCCGTCCGCCACTAGCTGATCCGCTGCTACTTGCTCACCCCTATCCCCAATTTGGCGAGTTGTTGCTAATTTTTCCGTTTCTGGAGCGGTATTTGGTACATCGATTTGCATAACATCTTCGGTGCCTACAAAATCGACTGGAGTGATATCCTCGGAAAAAATTTGGGCAACTTTACGTGGGTCCCGAATTATTTTCTGAGGATATCCGACAGGCGACTCATTCGGTAGAGCACTTGACTTTTTTCGGTGCAGATTCTGTGAATTCATGCTACCCACATACTTCTGTAGCGGTGCAAAACTCAGCCGATGCAGCGGCGTCACGCCCAACCGCTCAATTGCCGTACGGTGCTTGGCCACGCCATAGCCAGCATTTGACGCGAAGCCATACCCTGGATAGACCACGTCTTGCTCGGCCATAAACTGGTCGCGCGCTACTTTAGCGATAATCGATGCCGCCGACACACCGGGGATCAAACCATCGGCCTTGGCCATCACTGTCACGTATTGCTCTAGCGCCGTATCCGCTAAGAAATTCACCGTCCCGTCAATGATAATTTCATCAAACGCCACATTATTCGCTTTGCATTGCAACTGAATTTGCTTGACCGCCCGCCGCGTTGCCAGTCGCAACGCCTGGCTCATGCCAACGTCGTCCAATTCCCTGGCACTCACCCAGCCCAGCGCCCAGGCAGCCGCCTGCTCGCGAATCACCCCATCTAAAACCTCGCGGCGTTTTTTAGTCAATTTTTTACTGTCGTTTAGCCCTTCAATCTCAGCACCACCCAAAATCACTGCGCCCACCACCAATGGCCCAGCCCACGGACCGCGCCCAACTTCATCAATGCCGAGAATCATGCGCGCGCTGACCCTTTTTCACATCCTTTTTTACGCCCGAACGTATGAGCACCCAGCCGATCCACACCGCCGTCGCACCCAGCGTATTTGCCAAAATATCCCAATTGGTATCGTCCAGCGTGATACGCGCCAGCCCTACCTTAACCATCAATAATTCCGCCAGTTCATTGATACAGCCCAGCGCCGACACCAACGCAAACACCGAGAACGCCATCACCAACCAGTGCGCCCGCCAGCGTGTCGCCAGCACCAAATATACCCACACTAGTCCCGTAAACAACCCGCCGCCCACGAAATGCGTCGTAAAACTGGTGTCTCGCCCCTCAATCAGCGGCGACGGCAAATACCACGAGATGAAAAACAGCACGCACGCAACATATAGCAGCCAGCGGTACTTTACTTCATCGGTAAAACCCTGGCGGCGCAACACGTACGGCACCGCAAATGCCAAAGTCACCG
Encoded proteins:
- a CDS encoding DUF1524 domain-containing protein, which translates into the protein MATGKIRRRQIMVLLVMAVVGAVVWAVQLQQPRVAPTSPSMQQQLFGDSNAQAELAKLEVKGRAPKTGYSRKQFSDGWGKMSGCSVREVILARDLTETKIDDKCRVLAGTLRDPYTGRTIKFQRGPETSSKVQIDHVVALSDAWQKGAQQLPREEREKLANDPLNLLAADGPANQAKGDGDAATWLPPNKPFRCQYIERQVAIKRKYRLWVTNAEKEAMGKVLASCGST
- a CDS encoding class II fructose-bisphosphate aldolase; this encodes MGLTISDIRRNTTHARHLMQRTRAQHFAVGAFNIDNQETLIAVARAAQKLQSPVLVEVSDAEVKAMGLENVRDLVDNYKAEYGIEMYLNLDHGPTVEGCKRAIDAGYEFVHIDISQANHDASDEEIIAKTREVVEYAKFTGALVEAEPHYFWGSSNVHTEAIDYEEIKKTFSTPEGARDFVEATGIDTFAAAVGNLHGLYPVPKVLDLELLGRIREALYCQISLHGGSGTPLHYFKDAAKIGVSKININSDMRYAFRTTLEKTLRENPNEYAIVKLMPPVYAAVQEVVEAKIQAFGSAGKAVV
- a CDS encoding RpiB/LacA/LacB family sugar-phosphate isomerase, giving the protein MKIYLGSDHRGFALKEKVFAYLAKNGYVVEDVGGRELNPDDDFPQFAAAAALRVIGDGEDEPRAILICGGGQGMCMAANRFKGIRASVIWDAHEARMTRRDNNSNVLCLPARVLEDNEVAWKGIVETWLNTAYADAPRYNRRNAQLDEIV
- a CDS encoding ribonuclease HII, encoding MILGIDEVGRGPWAGPLVVGAVILGGAEIEGLNDSKKLTKKRREVLDGVIREQAAAWALGWVSARELDDVGMSQALRLATRRAVKQIQLQCKANNVAFDEIIIDGTVNFLADTALEQYVTVMAKADGLIPGVSAASIIAKVARDQFMAEQDVVYPGYGFASNAGYGVAKHRTAIERLGVTPLHRLSFAPLQKYVGSMNSQNLHRKKSSALPNESPVGYPQKIIRDPRKVAQIFSEDITPVDFVGTEDVMQIDVPNTAPETEKLATTRQIGDRGEQVAADQLVADGHEIIARNWRTRYCEIDIVSIKDDVLYFSEVKYRKNSRYGDGLAAITNKKQRQMRFAAELFMIKHPQHEGRDMRMLAIAVDRDYNTECLVV
- a CDS encoding transketolase family protein, with the protein product MSALRDDWRMGNTASMRLGFGHGLVHAALNNPQIVALSADLADSVGFGEFAEQIGAPRFIEVGVAEQNLVTVASGLAAMGNIPFAASYAAFSPGRNWEQIRTTICLNDQPVKLVGSHAGLNVGADGATHQMLEDIALMRSLPNMVVLAPGDAYEAEMMAAAMAADPRPNYVRLPRADMPLFLDGEAPIGQASVLRQGTDVALLGTGTMTYQLLMAAEQLAYAGVRAEVVHFNTIKPLDEAAVVAAAQKCGRVVTAEEGQITGGFGSAVAEVLSEKLPVKIKRIGVRDQFGESGSVAELWQKHGLDVEAVVRHVKDDLSFI
- a CDS encoding aminopeptidase produces the protein MKTVPRLLDTFIPHHYTLTLDLTHAEEKVFSGTVIISGESTNELISLHTKDLTIHSALIDDQPAEFSHDEFDELRLSRPDLSSGQRTVRVEFSGTITDAMHGLYPCYFTHDGVKKQLFATQFESHHAREVFPCVDEPAAKATYDVTLVTAPELTVLGNMPVAKSSKDDGVLTTTFATTPRMSSYLLAFVVGELHKKTARTKSGVEVNVWATPAQSEETLDFALDIATRSIDFYDEYFGVPYPLPKSDHVALPDFSSGAMENWGLITYRESCLLADPKLTPESSKRFIATVISHELSHQWFGNLVTMQWWNDLWLNESFANMMEYVAIDALHPEWRMWEEFATSEVTAALRRDSLDGVQPVQADVNHPDEISTLFDPAIVYAKGGRLLVMVRRLIGEEAFRAGLKSYFEKFAYQNTVGNDLWQELETASEQPIVDLMNTWISQPGLPIVQVEQDSSDRQPTATLRQERFFIGDHQPSDVLWPIPLFANQPLDDILTEREKTFTINSDVRLNCGLNGHFVTHYDSVMRDRLIEKAAELPTLDKICLLQDMTLLTRAGRESSAALLPLARVFQHETNEKVFSMAAGALAELRKFVDDNEAGRARLKQISAEFAHDTFMELGWDERSGESDDDRKRRTAALGLMLYGEDSVALTEAKRRFDETDPDDLPAEIRPLIINANVRQFETPEMIDKLFTIYQNTPSADLQVDIALSLTSTKNPATTEQILTAIKDTTIIRPQDASRWFIYLIRTRENRQIAWNWLKENWSWVKDTFGGDKSYDTFIRYAASALLTRDELNDFTEFTTPLRAEPALTRTIDLGIREIAGRVALIERDQAAVIDALDR
- a CDS encoding transketolase, with translation MSELTIGRLEERARELRQLVIRQVAAAGSGHVAGPLGFADVMAVLYFQMLRLRPEEPDWSDRDLFVMSNGHYAPLLYAAMAMRGFLSESELMSLRQLGSRLQGHPERVKLPGLETTSGPLGCGLSQAAGMAYYLQHLQSSDRLVYCSLGDGELNEGNIWEAAMFAAKYKLGRLIAIIDRNTIQIGGSTEQVMPLDDLGEKWRSFGWQVQEIDGHDMARIIAAIEAAQAVREQPSIIIAHTIPGRGVDFMEGDYRWHGKAPNAEQAAAALAQLGLLAKKQPEEGMGV